From one Alicyclobacillus acidocaldarius subsp. acidocaldarius Tc-4-1 genomic stretch:
- a CDS encoding disulfide bond formation protein B, with protein sequence MYCATRRGDLRMVRFFGWRASTRRALGILIPAVALSVSAYWSLLLHWRACAMCWSERLLLVAALLGWFANNRWMVLFAPLLGFGIASAQWWMQLHTVRALFCSVTTPCDVSYLHLGPLTTAGLADLVFFLLLLLGVDSFAHRPKRAEMIPFPRKAE encoded by the coding sequence ATGTATTGCGCGACGAGAAGGGGTGATCTTCGGATGGTGAGGTTCTTCGGATGGCGAGCATCTACACGCCGTGCGCTCGGTATCCTCATTCCGGCGGTCGCGCTGAGTGTGAGCGCATACTGGAGCTTGCTGCTCCACTGGCGGGCGTGTGCGATGTGCTGGTCGGAGCGTCTATTGCTGGTCGCGGCGCTCCTCGGTTGGTTCGCCAACAATCGGTGGATGGTGCTGTTCGCACCGCTCCTTGGCTTCGGGATCGCGTCGGCGCAGTGGTGGATGCAGTTGCACACGGTACGCGCGCTCTTCTGTTCTGTGACGACTCCTTGCGATGTCTCATACCTCCACCTGGGGCCGCTCACGACCGCCGGACTCGCTGATCTCGTATTCTTTCTGCTGTTGTTGCTTGGCGTGGATTCATTCGCGCATCGACCGAAGCGAGCGGAGATGATTCCGTTTCCACGCAAGGCGGAATAG
- a CDS encoding type II toxin-antitoxin system HicA family toxin translates to MLHEVIPPVKSYSSREVIRMLEEDGWFLVAVRGDHYQYKHPTKPGKVTVIHPTKDYKRKTLLSILKQAGIEPPTS, encoded by the coding sequence ATGCTCCATGAGGTGATCCCCCCCGTGAAATCGTACTCATCTCGCGAGGTCATTCGCATGCTCGAAGAAGACGGCTGGTTTCTTGTTGCGGTGCGCGGGGATCACTATCAATACAAGCATCCAACGAAACCCGGAAAAGTCACCGTGATTCATCCAACCAAGGATTACAAGAGGAAAACTCTCCTTAGCATCTTGAAACAAGCCGGAATCGAACCACCGACCTCATAG
- a CDS encoding phosphodiester glycosidase family protein: protein MDGQPVNEVIIDVRDPRIEVKPAIANNHLGTTASLAAIAKQNHAIAAINGTFFDAGGDNFPAGALELNGQFVYNDKGTLLGIGAQGQLTMLRATEELSLNVYDPTNTISNMWPWFLNTLSTNPMRISVLTPFYGPRTRESSSVVAEVENNKIVAIHDGITPIPSNGYDIEMGAGEAKTPIMQRVHVGDRAVWGDTVVSLDTGKTVPFSAYPNAIGAGPMLLNNGRIDIEPAKEGLDNYEVVDAVTLRSVVGFNSSGQLVFLTIHDANVYQEAQIAKALGLTYAMNLDGGSSTGLWYEGRYLTVPQRALATAIVVEER from the coding sequence GTGGACGGACAGCCCGTTAATGAAGTCATCATCGACGTGCGGGATCCCCGCATCGAGGTCAAGCCAGCCATTGCGAACAACCACTTAGGCACGACGGCTTCGCTCGCCGCCATTGCGAAACAAAATCATGCCATCGCCGCGATCAACGGTACGTTCTTCGACGCGGGTGGCGATAACTTCCCGGCCGGGGCTTTGGAGTTGAACGGCCAATTCGTGTACAACGACAAAGGCACGCTTCTCGGCATTGGCGCTCAGGGCCAGCTTACGATGCTGCGGGCGACCGAAGAGCTGTCGCTGAACGTCTACGATCCTACGAATACGATCAGCAACATGTGGCCTTGGTTTCTCAACACCTTGAGCACCAACCCTATGCGGATCAGCGTGTTGACGCCGTTCTACGGGCCGCGCACTCGCGAATCGTCGTCTGTCGTGGCGGAGGTGGAGAACAACAAGATCGTTGCGATCCACGATGGCATCACGCCAATTCCAAGCAATGGCTACGACATCGAGATGGGTGCGGGCGAGGCGAAAACACCCATCATGCAGCGGGTGCACGTGGGGGATCGGGCGGTGTGGGGAGATACTGTAGTTTCACTGGACACAGGAAAGACTGTACCGTTCAGTGCTTATCCAAACGCCATCGGTGCTGGCCCCATGTTGCTCAACAATGGCCGCATCGACATCGAGCCAGCAAAAGAAGGACTGGATAACTACGAAGTCGTGGACGCGGTGACACTGCGCTCGGTGGTCGGCTTCAATTCGTCCGGGCAGTTGGTGTTTTTGACGATTCACGACGCGAATGTATACCAGGAAGCTCAGATCGCCAAAGCGCTCGGTTTGACATACGCGATGAACCTTGACGGGGGGAGTTCAACAGGACTGTGGTATGAGGGGCGCTACTTGACGGTTCCGCAGCGAGCCTTGGCGACTGCGATCGTGGTGGAAGAGAGGTAA
- a CDS encoding helix-turn-helix domain-containing protein, with protein MTPEIVAKNIERIRVERNISVDQLAKVVGVTRPTMYKYLRGEQPIDSAKLVKICGALGVSVRQIFSEENEGVSFLFGPTIHGRTXRKKYGVPCLNGLMSIGVL; from the coding sequence GTGACGCCAGAAATTGTTGCAAAGAACATCGAAAGAATTCGTGTGGAACGGAACATCAGCGTTGATCAACTTGCGAAGGTCGTCGGTGTGACCAGACCGACGATGTACAAATATCTACGGGGTGAACAACCGATTGATAGTGCAAAGCTGGTAAAGATTTGCGGTGCTTTAGGCGTTTCTGTACGGCAGATTTTTTCAGAAGAAAATGAAGGGGTGTCGTTCCTTTTCGGGCCGACAATCCACGGGAGAACTNTACGCAAGAAGTACGGCGTGCCTTGCTTGAACGGCTTGATGAGTATTGGAGTGTTGTAG
- a CDS encoding sigma factor-like helix-turn-helix DNA-binding protein: MRDDLADLIEEYEASLEGVKSIKRHHQKQDDPGSYLAVKYCESMIRTTEYALGLMEGTVRVEHREVPIGDMGVLDRLAAKRGLCGCGEWDADEEDEGHEELWSERLPVSWRSILSLREAACLLAYERGMTYTGIAQALSITRGAVHSYIRRAREKLRKSRGCATQSFRRCTRPWCMSRERKLACQPPRDRGGFFYAHNLLV, from the coding sequence ATGCGAGACGATCTCGCCGATCTGATTGAGGAATACGAAGCGAGCCTGGAAGGCGTGAAATCGATCAAGCGCCATCACCAGAAGCAAGATGATCCCGGTAGCTACTTGGCTGTGAAATACTGCGAAAGCATGATCCGGACAACGGAGTATGCCCTGGGGCTCATGGAAGGCACCGTGAGGGTGGAACACCGGGAAGTCCCCATTGGAGATATGGGCGTGTTGGATCGGCTGGCGGCGAAACGGGGATTGTGCGGATGCGGCGAATGGGATGCGGACGAAGAGGACGAGGGGCACGAGGAACTGTGGTCAGAACGTTTGCCGGTGTCGTGGCGGAGCATTCTGAGCTTGCGCGAGGCGGCGTGCCTGTTGGCCTATGAACGAGGCATGACGTACACGGGCATTGCGCAAGCGCTGTCGATTACGCGCGGGGCGGTGCATTCGTACATTCGCCGCGCGCGTGAGAAACTTCGAAAAAGCAGAGGCTGTGCAACTCAGTCTTTTCGACGATGCACCCGACCTTGGTGCATGAGCAGAGAGCGAAAACTTGCCTGCCAACCCCCTCGGGATAGAGGGGGATTTTTTTATGCGCACAATCTTCTGGTATGA
- a CDS encoding putative holin-like toxin, with amino-acid sequence MSVAEELSLMIQFGSFVVTLLTLVVALVTLLKHK; translated from the coding sequence ATGAGCGTAGCCGAAGAGCTGTCGCTGATGATCCAATTCGGGTCATTTGTCGTCACACTGTTGACGCTCGTCGTGGCATTGGTCACCTTGCTGAAACACAAGTGA
- a CDS encoding site-2 protease family protein: MLSGILCVLAGILHTFLCTFPRTLVGWIVASATVWPQLYVRIMIHEFGHYVMRRVFGVPTERVIFGSGKRALRIGRFEFRPLPMGGYNLPYTYCSEISVKKKIWVYRAGMLANFLTMWLWIRNPFWVLINLWAIWTDSRVTVQQETGYVSDGAWIALLRGRFRLPEGVDPCKMPPMV; this comes from the coding sequence ATGTTAAGCGGGATTTTGTGCGTGTTGGCTGGCATTTTGCACACGTTTCTCTGCACCTTCCCTCGAACGCTTGTCGGCTGGATTGTGGCGTCAGCAACAGTGTGGCCGCAGTTATATGTTCGGATCATGATCCACGAATTCGGCCATTACGTGATGCGGCGGGTGTTTGGCGTGCCCACAGAGCGAGTAATATTCGGCAGCGGCAAGAGAGCCCTGCGAATCGGGCGTTTTGAGTTTCGGCCACTTCCCATGGGCGGATACAACCTTCCGTATACGTATTGCTCGGAGATCTCCGTAAAGAAGAAAATCTGGGTGTATCGTGCGGGCATGTTGGCGAATTTTCTCACGATGTGGTTGTGGATCCGGAATCCGTTCTGGGTGCTCATCAACCTGTGGGCAATCTGGACGGATTCGCGTGTCACCGTGCAACAGGAGACGGGATACGTTTCCGACGGCGCGTGGATTGCGTTGCTTCGGGGGAGGTTTCGGTTGCCGGAGGGGGTCGATCCCTGTAAAATGCCGCCAATGGTTTGA
- a CDS encoding type II toxin-antitoxin system HicB family antitoxin gives MDKRMYFAVFEPDDESEGYTVTFPDLPGCITEGDSFEEAAANAREALELHLWGMEQDGDDIPTPSKPESITTPPGAFLVPVEAWMDLVRNEMAQQSVNTMVTMPRWLKEAAQQAGINFSQLLQEVVKERLGILDHR, from the coding sequence ATGGATAAGCGCATGTACTTCGCTGTGTTTGAACCCGACGACGAAAGTGAGGGCTATACGGTCACGTTTCCCGATCTTCCTGGTTGCATTACGGAAGGAGACTCCTTTGAGGAAGCCGCAGCCAACGCGCGTGAAGCGCTTGAACTCCATCTCTGGGGGATGGAGCAAGACGGAGACGACATTCCGACTCCGAGCAAGCCCGAATCCATCACGACACCTCCAGGCGCATTTTTGGTTCCTGTCGAGGCGTGGATGGATCTTGTTCGCAATGAAATGGCGCAGCAATCGGTCAACACGATGGTCACCATGCCTCGCTGGTTGAAGGAGGCCGCACAACAGGCTGGAATCAACTTCTCACAACTGCTCCAAGAAGTCGTGAAAGAACGTTTGGGAATTTTGGATCATCGTTGA
- a CDS encoding ParB N-terminal domain-containing protein yields the protein MNLIHIDKLRPHPKNAEYYVDLTGEKYEELKRSIEVHGIRDPLKILPDGTILAGHQRYRIAKELGIEQVPVAIYDVSPEEAEYLLIADNEERRGEDNDPMRKARRAKFLAEYWGIRRGGARRVVSGGEGAKGQFVPLKSIEDVGEQIGEDVRTTKRLLKLNDLIPELQALVSSGKLGTSAAEQLAYLSPEIQRSLYEALGEEIANRTFAETKELRRRLEEAERRDQETARLQAELAKLREQGREEDRVRIEELENRIRELQEQSGQVATLRRELDALQRQGREEDRARIEELERQIEDLRNRPVEYVEVVPDAVKQEIEAWKRRAVEIEQQKRELESKYQATEQLLARYEQKIQELRQGAPVVQLQVPPALQKIEDEHEARVQRRKLYTKLERAVMDIWTVCHQTGGEVDWVVDEFYRQQRVGPNGMDGFEEVSAFMAKIVDALHATQRPRLLK from the coding sequence ATGAACCTGATCCACATCGACAAACTGAGACCCCACCCAAAGAACGCGGAGTATTATGTCGATCTCACGGGCGAGAAGTACGAGGAACTGAAGCGCAGCATCGAGGTCCATGGCATTCGAGACCCACTGAAGATCCTGCCCGACGGCACTATCCTGGCTGGACACCAACGGTATCGCATCGCGAAGGAGCTCGGAATTGAACAGGTGCCGGTGGCGATTTACGACGTTTCGCCTGAAGAGGCGGAGTATCTTTTGATCGCCGATAACGAGGAGAGACGCGGCGAGGACAATGACCCGATGCGGAAAGCGAGAAGGGCAAAGTTTTTGGCGGAGTATTGGGGCATTCGCCGAGGAGGGGCGAGAAGAGTTGTTTCGGGGGGCGAAGGAGCAAAGGGACAATTTGTCCCTTTGAAATCGATCGAGGATGTAGGAGAACAGATTGGTGAGGATGTGCGTACCACAAAGCGGTTACTCAAACTAAACGATCTCATCCCCGAACTCCAAGCACTGGTCTCTTCCGGCAAACTCGGCACCAGCGCAGCCGAGCAGTTGGCGTACCTGAGTCCAGAGATCCAGCGCAGCTTGTACGAAGCTCTTGGTGAGGAGATCGCGAACCGCACGTTTGCCGAGACCAAAGAGTTGCGGCGTCGCCTCGAAGAGGCCGAACGCCGTGATCAGGAAACAGCGCGCTTGCAGGCGGAGCTCGCGAAATTGCGCGAGCAGGGGCGCGAAGAAGACCGCGTGCGAATTGAGGAGCTGGAGAATCGCATACGGGAGCTCCAAGAGCAGAGTGGTCAGGTTGCGACACTCCGGCGCGAGTTGGATGCTTTGCAGCGGCAGGGGCGTGAAGAGGATCGAGCTCGGATTGAGGAACTGGAGCGGCAAATCGAGGATCTGCGAAATCGACCTGTCGAATATGTCGAAGTGGTGCCTGACGCTGTGAAGCAAGAGATCGAGGCGTGGAAGCGGCGGGCGGTGGAGATTGAACAACAGAAACGAGAGCTTGAGTCGAAGTATCAAGCCACCGAACAGTTGCTGGCGCGTTATGAGCAAAAGATCCAGGAGCTGCGCCAAGGCGCGCCGGTCGTACAACTCCAAGTGCCGCCTGCGCTGCAAAAGATCGAAGATGAGCACGAGGCGCGTGTTCAACGTCGCAAACTCTATACGAAACTGGAACGCGCGGTCATGGACATTTGGACGGTCTGTCATCAAACGGGCGGCGAGGTGGACTGGGTTGTGGACGAGTTCTATCGACAGCAACGAGTCGGGCCAAACGGCATGGACGGGTTTGAGGAAGTCAGCGCGTTTATGGCCAAAATCGTCGACGCGCTCCACGCCACTCAGCGACCGAGGCTGTTGAAATGA
- a CDS encoding ParA family protein, translated as MADPLEVVLSRYEDYTSGQNGRVNIPSFRRYVITNFRGGVGKTSLTFNLGYELALRQMKVLFVDACPQMNLSEILLRDNVSVGPDLYGALISEIMPTGQTPSQVGMAARVGGTCPAFAGHDAYLLKGSTELYLFAGTLHSQLSTAASLMHSQASSVIRHILLSLSRIAEREEVAHEIDRVLFDTSPFFNGATQLSWMAADALIVPIRVDHASIVGLSLVFRMLNDPSMDLIKYMRMSGIENLPKIHSIVVTHANWSRRKRFEPDAATRHFLNAALQLAMQYPSLFGTGRPEDHVFLLDDFLSAGKISGERSIPICELQPGQQFSIRGQKLNVNESVERYKNQLKFLAATL; from the coding sequence ATGGCAGATCCATTGGAAGTGGTTTTGAGCCGGTATGAGGACTACACCAGCGGTCAGAACGGTCGAGTGAATATTCCGTCGTTTCGTCGCTACGTCATCACCAATTTTCGTGGAGGCGTAGGAAAGACGTCGTTGACATTTAATTTGGGATATGAACTGGCACTGCGTCAGATGAAGGTCTTGTTTGTCGATGCTTGTCCGCAGATGAATCTATCTGAGATTCTTTTGCGCGATAATGTTTCTGTGGGACCAGATTTATATGGTGCCCTTATCTCGGAAATCATGCCTACAGGACAAACTCCATCGCAAGTCGGAATGGCAGCACGGGTTGGGGGGACTTGCCCGGCGTTCGCGGGACATGATGCTTATCTTTTGAAAGGGTCAACGGAATTGTACCTGTTTGCCGGGACGCTTCATTCGCAGTTGAGCACAGCGGCATCGTTAATGCATTCGCAGGCTTCTTCGGTCATCCGCCATATCCTTCTTTCATTGTCTCGGATCGCGGAGCGTGAGGAAGTGGCACATGAGATCGATCGTGTCCTTTTTGACACAAGCCCATTTTTTAACGGCGCAACGCAATTAAGCTGGATGGCGGCAGATGCACTCATTGTGCCGATTCGAGTGGATCATGCATCCATTGTGGGATTGAGCCTTGTGTTTCGAATGCTCAATGACCCTTCAATGGATTTGATTAAGTACATGCGAATGAGCGGCATCGAAAACTTGCCCAAGATCCATTCCATCGTGGTGACGCATGCGAACTGGTCACGTCGCAAACGGTTTGAACCCGATGCGGCAACGAGGCACTTCTTAAACGCAGCGCTACAACTTGCCATGCAGTATCCGTCGCTATTCGGTACCGGACGTCCAGAGGATCATGTGTTTTTGTTGGATGATTTTCTTTCTGCAGGGAAAATAAGCGGTGAGCGAAGCATTCCAATTTGCGAGTTGCAACCAGGGCAACAGTTTTCGATTCGTGGGCAAAAGCTTAATGTAAATGAGTCGGTAGAACGATATAAAAATCAACTTAAGTTTTTGGCGGCGACGTTGTAA
- a CDS encoding ATP-binding protein, which produces MRTIFWYDNLLFLENGSSFAVYRLPALPYEHQPEAVKRSIYRQLEVFFQTYRGYGQLLSISVPISSEEVLTRMRSFGDHPHWRAHMEMVAERLKGLTPFERLTVLVLPLASPLGTAWSQVLDRPDQLRERVSEQFARLWGFAKRRVARVQAPVLTRHDLLVSQQAEQRLFNRLQAIIPMLERAAPQDIERLHRAPYWRGLTPWPLALPDPLPKTLTVEGRDVVIRPRPLRLPLVSAAVREDTFRVRVEHDDKRTSYQSVMAVASMRERLEVIGDEWIYQPLEKLAFPVDACVHFEVISPQRAREIVYRRRKEVASTGEQYAEEGDVPWDIYDGLEDAQALEAKLKAGMAFATFHAFFAVGADSELEMLRREEMLKERLQGSIRLVHPPGDALRLWQAFFPGTTGGVEKAWAIPADPSVLATSGALGTAWVGDPTGQWFARMVPSGRPVYVNWYRAMRELNRSGAVAFAGTLGSGKSVGMKYAADTMLQWGAIGAVVDPKQAEYGSLVKLWPNESVWWTFGAGSALRFSPFRLGRDASESQLIAEGFLGVLLNVTTRREDQRASLVIQRALHALYQGERWDMDHFLMCLAAERNNAQRPEEERNLADLFLGLLEHYRTSELGRALYGKDGEDNVMDSRARLVVASIMGLDFPDPGSSPDAWRESQRFAVAILYLVTQIAFRRLIMAPQNVRKFFAVDEAWILRSIPEGRALLNRMLLLGRSMNLVLMMAVQNPDVLLPKPGQENDDVAASLGWTFVGRLTSRIQVEHAVRLLGLPLENEEQLNQYIETFQAFEKGRGFLRDPLGRIGEVQIDVVDAGLLQAFNTTPEVL; this is translated from the coding sequence ATGCGCACAATCTTCTGGTATGACAATCTGCTCTTTCTGGAGAATGGCTCTTCCTTTGCGGTGTACCGGCTTCCAGCCCTGCCGTACGAGCATCAGCCGGAGGCGGTCAAGCGGAGCATCTATCGACAGCTTGAAGTGTTCTTCCAGACCTACCGCGGGTACGGGCAGTTGTTGAGCATCTCGGTGCCGATCTCGAGCGAAGAAGTGCTTACCCGCATGCGCAGCTTCGGGGATCACCCGCATTGGCGAGCGCACATGGAAATGGTCGCGGAACGACTGAAGGGACTCACGCCATTCGAGCGATTGACAGTGCTTGTGTTGCCGCTGGCTTCGCCTCTCGGCACCGCTTGGTCGCAGGTGCTGGATCGCCCCGACCAGTTGCGTGAGCGCGTGTCGGAACAGTTTGCGAGGTTGTGGGGATTTGCGAAGCGCAGGGTTGCGCGTGTGCAAGCGCCCGTCCTCACGCGGCACGATCTGTTGGTCTCACAGCAAGCGGAGCAGCGGCTGTTCAATCGATTGCAGGCCATCATCCCGATGTTGGAGCGAGCGGCGCCCCAGGACATCGAACGACTGCATCGCGCGCCGTACTGGCGCGGCCTAACCCCATGGCCCCTGGCCTTGCCGGATCCGCTTCCTAAAACGCTGACGGTGGAAGGCCGGGATGTCGTGATTCGGCCTCGTCCCTTGCGTCTGCCACTCGTGTCGGCGGCGGTGCGGGAAGACACGTTCCGCGTTCGCGTCGAGCATGACGACAAGCGCACATCGTATCAGTCGGTCATGGCGGTGGCGAGCATGCGCGAACGGCTCGAAGTCATCGGCGACGAGTGGATCTATCAACCGCTTGAAAAACTTGCGTTCCCTGTCGATGCCTGTGTGCACTTTGAAGTCATCTCCCCGCAACGCGCGCGAGAGATCGTCTATCGCCGCCGAAAAGAGGTCGCCAGCACGGGCGAACAGTACGCCGAAGAGGGTGACGTGCCGTGGGACATCTACGACGGACTGGAAGACGCGCAGGCCCTTGAAGCCAAGCTGAAGGCGGGCATGGCGTTTGCGACGTTCCACGCCTTCTTTGCGGTGGGAGCAGACAGCGAGCTTGAGATGTTGCGGCGTGAAGAAATGCTGAAAGAGCGGCTCCAGGGTTCGATTCGACTCGTCCATCCGCCCGGTGACGCGCTGAGACTCTGGCAAGCCTTTTTCCCGGGCACGACAGGCGGCGTGGAGAAAGCGTGGGCGATTCCTGCGGATCCGTCGGTGCTCGCGACCTCCGGTGCACTCGGCACCGCATGGGTCGGTGATCCGACTGGGCAGTGGTTCGCGCGGATGGTGCCAAGCGGAAGGCCCGTGTATGTAAATTGGTATCGCGCGATGCGCGAACTCAACCGCAGTGGTGCTGTGGCGTTTGCGGGCACACTCGGAAGCGGCAAGTCGGTGGGGATGAAGTATGCGGCGGACACCATGCTTCAATGGGGCGCAATCGGTGCTGTGGTTGACCCGAAACAGGCCGAATACGGATCCCTGGTCAAGTTGTGGCCGAACGAGAGCGTGTGGTGGACGTTTGGCGCAGGGAGCGCGTTGCGATTTTCTCCATTTCGCTTGGGGCGGGACGCGAGTGAATCACAGTTGATTGCGGAAGGCTTCCTGGGCGTTCTTCTCAACGTCACCACGCGCCGCGAGGATCAGCGAGCGTCGCTCGTCATCCAACGCGCCCTGCACGCGCTGTATCAAGGTGAACGGTGGGACATGGACCATTTCCTCATGTGTCTGGCCGCCGAGCGCAACAACGCGCAACGGCCGGAGGAAGAACGCAACCTTGCGGATCTCTTTCTCGGACTGCTCGAACATTACCGCACAAGCGAGTTGGGCCGTGCGCTCTATGGAAAAGACGGGGAAGACAACGTCATGGATAGCCGTGCAAGGCTGGTGGTGGCGTCGATTATGGGCCTGGACTTTCCGGACCCGGGGAGTTCGCCGGATGCATGGCGTGAGAGCCAGCGTTTCGCGGTCGCCATTCTCTACCTGGTTACGCAGATCGCGTTTCGACGTCTCATCATGGCTCCGCAAAACGTGCGCAAATTCTTCGCGGTGGATGAGGCATGGATCCTGCGCTCGATTCCAGAAGGCAGGGCGCTCCTCAACCGGATGTTGCTTCTTGGGCGAAGCATGAACCTGGTCCTGATGATGGCGGTGCAGAACCCTGACGTGTTGTTGCCGAAACCGGGGCAGGAAAACGACGACGTGGCGGCGAGCCTCGGATGGACGTTTGTCGGACGGCTTACATCGCGGATCCAGGTCGAGCACGCGGTTCGCTTGCTCGGGTTGCCGCTTGAGAACGAAGAGCAACTGAATCAGTACATCGAAACCTTCCAGGCATTTGAGAAAGGGCGCGGGTTTTTGCGCGATCCTTTAGGGCGCATTGGCGAGGTGCAGATTGACGTGGTGGATGCGGGGCTCCTCCAAGCGTTCAATACCACGCCGGAAGTGTTATGA
- a CDS encoding ImmA/IrrE family metallo-endopeptidase encodes MLERLDEYWSVVEALGEDRVIMVPPSYRLERKPGALNSWIKAQIQDIADRTRSVLGLEGYVGQLIFQMLEDWHIHVLAWKLDHSFDGFSAYSERRGAFIIINDDRSISEERKIFSAAHELGHLLFHRDQYRGEGVVYAKSRGNLDERIANQFASYFLIPRNRLDECKIVIKRSRNKLRDVIQLKHEFGVSVQALLYALHDEGVLNGPEYGYLRKELEKRYGVQEPHPMPYVEKNRRVMRMLQQLHAEEGVSASKVAAVLGISHDEAARLLAEWEREDDGSEF; translated from the coding sequence TTGCTTGAACGGCTTGATGAGTATTGGAGTGTTGTAGAAGCTTTGGGCGAGGATCGTGTGATTATGGTACCTCCAAGTTATCGATTGGAGCGGAAGCCAGGGGCACTGAATTCCTGGATCAAGGCTCAAATCCAAGACATCGCCGATCGGACTCGTAGTGTATTGGGGCTAGAGGGTTATGTGGGGCAACTCATCTTTCAAATGCTTGAAGACTGGCATATCCATGTTCTTGCATGGAAGTTAGACCATTCATTTGACGGATTTTCTGCCTATAGTGAGCGGCGAGGCGCCTTCATCATCATCAATGACGATCGTTCTATTTCAGAGGAGCGCAAAATCTTCAGTGCGGCACATGAGTTGGGACACCTTCTCTTTCATCGCGATCAGTATCGGGGAGAGGGAGTCGTATACGCCAAATCCCGCGGGAATCTGGATGAAAGAATCGCAAATCAGTTTGCGAGTTACTTCCTGATCCCTCGAAATCGTCTAGACGAGTGCAAAATAGTCATAAAACGTTCACGCAACAAGTTGCGCGACGTGATCCAATTGAAACACGAGTTCGGTGTTAGTGTGCAAGCCTTGCTTTATGCACTACACGACGAGGGAGTTCTGAATGGACCTGAATATGGATATTTGAGAAAGGAGTTGGAGAAAAGATACGGAGTTCAAGAGCCTCACCCGATGCCTTATGTAGAAAAGAACCGTCGTGTAATGCGCATGTTGCAACAACTCCATGCCGAAGAGGGCGTTAGTGCATCAAAGGTAGCGGCTGTGCTGGGTATCTCGCATGACGAAGCTGCTCGGTTGCTTGCTGAATGGGAAAGGGAAGATGATGGCAGTGAATTCTGA